Genomic segment of Bifidobacterium sp. ESL0745:
CTAGGATTTGATACATCGTCAATGGATTAACGCTCAACCAAGCCCACTTCCCCTCAAATACCCTAAACCACATCTTTAGCAAGCTATCTGCCATAGTTTTTGGACTAAACCATATTTCAATGAAAAACAATCCTTTTATGTAATGCGTTTTTGTTAACAAAATAACAACGTTTGTTCTAGCTAACACAATGTGACACATATTAATATGAAAAATGTTTAAATAGTATGTTCTATTTCACAAAGGAGAGGAGTATGTCTGGACCTAAAAATTCTTTTCCCAAACAAAACGCCATAGAACGTATGGAAAATGCGTTTTGGAAAGCATTGGATCAGAAACCTTTCAGTGAAATCACCGTCGACAACATACTGGTCCGAGCCGAAGTATCACGAACAACTTTTTATTACCACTACTGCAATCTTGAGCAGTTGGCGGAAAACTCGATCGTGCACGAATGCATGCGCAAGGACATGGTTGACCTCATCCATGAAATCGTAAATAGCGACACGTTGGATGACATACCAGCGGCCAAGCCCGAAGTGCTCAACCGTCGATTCAAAAGACTCGAACTCATTGTGGGCCCTAACGGTACGTTAAGGTTCCTTGAATTGATGAAGAAATGTTTTATGACCA
This window contains:
- a CDS encoding TetR/AcrR family transcriptional regulator, with amino-acid sequence MSGPKNSFPKQNAIERMENAFWKALDQKPFSEITVDNILVRAEVSRTTFYYHYCNLEQLAENSIVHECMRKDMVDLIHEIVNSDTLDDIPAAKPEVLNRRFKRLELIVGPNGTLRFLELMKKCFMTIARAELGLGDKSPDMETEAALEFVVGGVVSMFEEWPRLFISWPASFPGDLFSHATSMMSKVFRELKSSLKNGSLASFWRGYGREQELNLGS